In Phaeobacter piscinae, one genomic interval encodes:
- a CDS encoding YaiI/YqxD family protein — MALYIDADACPVKAEAERVATRHKVTMYVVSNGGLRPSQNPLVETVIVSEGADVADMWIAERCGAGDVVVTGDIPLAAKCIEAGARVLRHNGERFTEANIGQQLAMRDLMADLRAANPLGAGGSGKGFTKADRSRFLDALEREIRAAAAN, encoded by the coding sequence ATGGCGCTCTATATCGACGCCGATGCCTGTCCGGTCAAAGCCGAGGCCGAGCGCGTGGCAACCCGCCATAAGGTCACCATGTACGTGGTTTCCAATGGCGGGCTGCGCCCGTCGCAGAACCCGCTGGTGGAAACGGTGATCGTATCAGAAGGCGCCGATGTGGCAGACATGTGGATCGCGGAACGCTGTGGCGCGGGCGATGTGGTGGTTACCGGAGACATCCCGCTGGCCGCCAAATGTATCGAGGCTGGCGCACGTGTGCTGCGCCATAATGGCGAGCGGTTCACGGAGGCCAACATCGGCCAGCAACTGGCGATGCGCGATCTGATGGCAGACCTCCGCGCCGCCAATCCACTGGGTGCGGGCGGCAGCGGCAAGGGGTTTACCAAGGCGGATCGCTCCCGATTTCTGGATGCGCTGGAGCGCGAAATCCGCGCCGCAGCCGCCAACTGA
- a CDS encoding DMT family transporter, giving the protein MTQQQASLSVLGVFAAIGAAVCFSIIDVIFKFLSGDYPLYQVVMLRSVVAMVVLLVLIIPLEGGYGILRTRQPRLHLLRSLAVLFANLCFFTGLAIMPMAEAVAIAFATPLVVTSLSVLFLKERVGPWRWTAVAIGFAGILIIMRPGPGTFQPAAILPFLGACGYATLHVLTRRAGGADKAATLSFYPTLGFLLVSTLVGLTTGDGRFASSDNAGVQFILRAWVWPEPQDWILFLIVGLAGSIGGYLVSQAYRQCEAGLVAPFEYIAMPMAVIWGVLVFDEWPDGPVWIGSTLIIGAGLVSVWRETRRSRPVPRPRPRSTG; this is encoded by the coding sequence GTGACGCAGCAACAGGCCAGCCTCTCGGTTCTTGGCGTCTTTGCCGCTATTGGCGCCGCGGTCTGCTTCTCCATCATTGATGTGATCTTCAAATTCCTGTCCGGGGACTATCCGCTCTATCAGGTGGTGATGCTGCGCTCCGTGGTGGCAATGGTTGTGTTGCTGGTGCTGATTATCCCGCTCGAAGGCGGCTACGGTATCCTGCGGACGCGTCAACCTCGCCTGCATTTGCTGCGCAGCCTTGCTGTGCTGTTTGCCAACCTCTGTTTCTTCACCGGTCTTGCAATCATGCCAATGGCTGAGGCGGTGGCCATCGCCTTTGCCACGCCACTGGTGGTGACCAGCCTGTCAGTTCTCTTCCTGAAGGAACGGGTCGGCCCCTGGCGCTGGACGGCAGTTGCGATTGGTTTTGCCGGGATCCTGATCATCATGCGCCCCGGTCCCGGCACCTTTCAACCGGCTGCGATCCTGCCGTTTCTGGGGGCCTGCGGCTACGCCACGCTGCATGTCCTGACCCGACGTGCGGGCGGCGCGGACAAGGCGGCAACGCTCTCCTTTTATCCCACGCTGGGCTTCTTGCTGGTGAGCACCCTCGTGGGGCTGACAACCGGCGATGGGCGCTTTGCCAGTTCTGACAACGCCGGGGTACAGTTCATTCTGCGAGCCTGGGTCTGGCCCGAGCCACAAGACTGGATCCTGTTCCTCATCGTCGGGCTGGCGGGCTCCATCGGGGGCTACCTTGTCAGCCAGGCCTACCGCCAATGCGAGGCCGGTCTGGTCGCCCCATTCGAATATATCGCCATGCCGATGGCTGTAATCTGGGGGGTTCTGGTGTTTGATGAATGGCCTGACGGGCCTGTTTGGATCGGATCCACCTTGATCATTGGCGCCGGGCTTGTTTCAGTCTGGCGCGAAACCCGCCGCAGTCGCCCGGTGCCACGCCCGCGACCGCGTTCGACCGGATAG
- a CDS encoding HAD family hydrolase — MTIQAVVFDIGRVLIEWEPERFYDAKIGKTRREALFREVDLHGMNLGIDRGDDFKDAVYALADQHPEWAEEIRHWHDSWLQMASPEIPHSVRLMRALRERGVPVFALTNFGVGTFDLAKTTYPFFNEFDQAFVSGHLQTLKPEAEIYAHLERDTGVAPERLLFTDDRPENIEAAAARGWQTHLFTHPQGWADRLISEGLLTAEGAR, encoded by the coding sequence ATGACCATCCAAGCCGTCGTTTTTGATATCGGCCGCGTGCTGATCGAATGGGAGCCCGAGCGCTTTTATGATGCCAAGATCGGCAAGACCCGGCGCGAAGCCCTGTTTCGCGAGGTCGATCTGCATGGCATGAACCTTGGCATAGACCGGGGGGATGACTTCAAAGACGCGGTTTACGCGCTTGCCGATCAGCACCCCGAATGGGCTGAGGAAATTCGCCATTGGCACGACAGCTGGCTCCAGATGGCCAGCCCTGAAATCCCACACTCCGTCCGCCTGATGCGCGCGCTGCGGGAGCGCGGCGTGCCAGTGTTTGCGCTGACCAATTTTGGCGTCGGCACCTTCGATCTGGCCAAGACCACCTACCCGTTCTTCAACGAATTCGATCAGGCCTTTGTGTCTGGCCATCTGCAGACCCTGAAACCGGAAGCGGAGATTTACGCCCATCTGGAGCGCGACACGGGCGTGGCACCAGAACGGCTGCTCTTCACGGATGACCGCCCCGAAAACATCGAAGCCGCCGCCGCACGTGGCTGGCAGACCCATCTCTTTACCCACCCTCAGGGTTGGGCCGATCGACTGATCTCCGAGGGCTTGCTAACAGCGGAGGGCGCCCGATGA